A genomic window from Pseudonocardia broussonetiae includes:
- a CDS encoding TetR/AcrR family transcriptional regulator, whose amino-acid sequence MRQPAGRSVRRSGGERKPREERWAELIDVATQVFYEKGYDGASLQDIADRLGMLKGSLYYYIQSKEDLLFDVISTVHRDGLAVVRACADRPGDALERLEGVILGHVEHTCRNLVPTAVFLHELSSLPEERSREVLGSEHAYQGVFRDLIEQAQRDGLVRPDVEPRLAALSVLGSTNWVYRWFRPGGTFPPEAIGAQFADMAIRGIATEEALAARAGRRAALTAAAGS is encoded by the coding sequence ATGCGGCAGCCGGCGGGCAGGAGTGTGCGGCGCTCCGGGGGTGAGCGCAAGCCCCGGGAGGAGCGGTGGGCCGAGCTGATCGACGTCGCCACCCAGGTGTTCTACGAGAAGGGCTACGACGGCGCCTCGCTGCAGGACATCGCCGACCGGCTCGGGATGCTCAAGGGCAGCCTCTACTACTACATCCAGTCGAAGGAGGACCTCCTCTTCGACGTCATCAGCACCGTCCACCGCGACGGGCTCGCCGTCGTGCGCGCGTGCGCCGACCGGCCGGGTGACGCGCTGGAGCGGCTGGAGGGCGTGATCCTCGGCCACGTCGAGCACACCTGCCGCAACCTCGTCCCGACCGCGGTGTTCCTGCACGAGCTGTCCTCCCTCCCGGAGGAGCGCTCCCGCGAGGTGCTGGGAAGCGAGCACGCCTACCAGGGCGTGTTCCGCGACCTCATCGAGCAGGCGCAGCGCGACGGGCTGGTCCGGCCCGACGTCGAGCCGCGGCTGGCCGCGCTGTCCGTGCTGGGCTCGACGAACTGGGTGTACCGCTGGTTCCGCCCGGGCGGCACGTTCCCGCCGGAGGCGATCGGCGCGCAGTTCGCCGACATGGCCATCCGTGGCATCGCTACCGAGGAGGCGCTGGCGGCCCGGGCCGGGCGCCGCGCCGCGCTCACCGCGGCGGCCGGCAGCTGA
- a CDS encoding SDR family NAD(P)-dependent oxidoreductase has product MKVAGAVGIVTGGASGLGAGTARMLVERGARVGVLDLPSSDGAGLAAELGDAALFVPADVADAAQVESAVGEVAAHFGRIDVCVNAAGISPAARVLSRKGQLHPLDVFRKTVEINLVGTFDVLRHAVAAMARNEPGPDGERGLIVNVSSAAALEGQAGQAAYAASKGGIVALTLPLARDLAIWGVRVMTVCPGIMDTGMLAGAGEERRAALMDLHVFPKRLGRPADFAHLVASFMENELLNGEVVRLDAATRL; this is encoded by the coding sequence GTGAAGGTCGCGGGGGCGGTCGGGATCGTCACCGGCGGCGCGTCGGGCCTCGGCGCGGGCACCGCCCGCATGCTCGTGGAGCGCGGGGCGCGGGTCGGCGTGCTGGACCTGCCGTCGTCGGACGGGGCCGGGCTCGCGGCCGAGCTGGGCGACGCCGCGCTGTTCGTGCCGGCCGACGTCGCCGACGCCGCGCAGGTGGAGTCGGCCGTCGGGGAGGTCGCCGCCCACTTCGGCCGGATCGACGTCTGCGTCAACGCGGCCGGCATCAGCCCGGCCGCGCGGGTGCTCTCGCGCAAGGGGCAGCTGCACCCGCTGGACGTCTTCCGGAAGACCGTGGAGATCAACCTCGTCGGCACCTTCGACGTCCTGCGCCACGCCGTCGCCGCGATGGCCCGCAACGAACCCGGGCCCGACGGCGAGCGGGGCCTGATCGTCAACGTGTCCTCGGCCGCGGCGCTGGAGGGGCAGGCGGGCCAGGCGGCCTACGCGGCGTCGAAGGGCGGGATCGTGGCGCTGACCCTGCCCCTGGCTCGCGACCTCGCGATCTGGGGCGTCCGCGTGATGACCGTCTGCCCGGGGATCATGGACACCGGCATGCTCGCCGGGGCGGGCGAGGAGCGCCGGGCCGCGCTGATGGACCTGCACGTGTTCCCCAAGCGGCTCGGGCGTCCCGCCGACTTCGCCCACCTGGTGGCGAGCTTCATGGAGAACGAGCTGCTCAACGGCGAGGTCGTCCGGCTCGACGCGGCGACCCGCCTCTGA
- a CDS encoding mycofactocin-coupled SDR family oxidoreductase: MIAIDSCAPISTVDEYPLPTEEDLAETVAEVERLDRRILARRADVRDATALTAVLEEGAAELGGVDIVVANAGIASYGLSWELTDEMWKEMLDINLTGVWQTAKAAVPHLRTRGGGSMVFTSSIGGLKGIQHVAHYVSAKHGIVGLMRTMANELAPYGIRVNTVHPTNVDTHMIQNPGTWGMFAPDEPEPTQEMAMPGFMSLNALPVPWIESVDISNAVLFLSSDEARYITGVTLPVDAGAAVR; the protein is encoded by the coding sequence ATCATCGCGATCGACTCCTGCGCGCCCATCAGCACGGTCGACGAGTACCCCCTGCCCACCGAGGAGGACCTGGCCGAGACGGTGGCCGAGGTCGAGCGGCTCGACCGGCGGATCCTCGCCCGCCGGGCCGACGTGCGGGACGCGACGGCCCTGACGGCGGTGCTCGAGGAGGGCGCGGCCGAGCTCGGCGGCGTCGACATCGTCGTGGCGAACGCGGGCATCGCGAGCTACGGGCTGTCCTGGGAGCTCACCGACGAGATGTGGAAGGAGATGCTCGACATCAACCTCACCGGCGTCTGGCAGACGGCGAAGGCCGCGGTGCCGCACCTGCGCACGCGCGGCGGCGGGTCGATGGTCTTCACCAGCTCGATCGGCGGGCTCAAGGGCATCCAGCACGTCGCGCACTACGTGTCGGCCAAGCACGGCATCGTCGGGCTGATGCGCACCATGGCCAACGAGCTGGCGCCCTACGGCATCCGGGTCAACACGGTGCACCCCACGAACGTCGACACGCACATGATCCAGAACCCGGGCACGTGGGGCATGTTCGCGCCCGACGAGCCCGAGCCGACGCAGGAGATGGCGATGCCGGGCTTCATGTCCCTCAACGCCCTGCCGGTGCCGTGGATCGAGTCGGTCGACATCAGCAACGCGGTGCTGTTCCTGTCCAGCGACGAGGCCCGCTACATCACCGGGGTCACCCTGCCGGTCGACGCCGGCGCGGCGGTCCGGTGA
- a CDS encoding nuclear transport factor 2 family protein: MSGADVVERYLQIMNELDIDALADLLTDDVVVRLPYAPDPIPRTTEGKQDVLALYSGFPSLISPPGFHDIDIREIGGGPAGVTEFVAEYRSDCTMLPTGMPYRNGYISRFTVRDGRLAAFAEYFDPLVFLQAQGATVARP; the protein is encoded by the coding sequence ATGAGCGGCGCCGACGTGGTCGAGCGCTACCTGCAGATCATGAACGAGCTGGACATCGACGCGCTCGCCGACCTGCTCACCGACGACGTCGTCGTCCGGTTGCCGTACGCGCCGGACCCGATCCCGAGGACCACCGAGGGCAAGCAGGACGTCCTCGCGCTCTACTCCGGGTTCCCCTCGCTGATCTCTCCGCCGGGGTTCCACGACATCGACATCCGGGAGATCGGCGGCGGGCCCGCGGGAGTCACGGAGTTCGTCGCGGAGTACCGCAGCGACTGCACGATGCTGCCGACCGGCATGCCGTACCGGAACGGCTACATCAGCCGGTTCACCGTGCGCGACGGCAGGCTCGCGGCGTTCGCGGAGTACTTCGACCCGCTCGTCTTCCTGCAGGCGCAGGGCGCCACCGTCGCCCGTCCGTAG
- a CDS encoding nuclear transport factor 2 family protein gives MSDRATDIQQIMNATYVYARGLDLFRPEEAVSAYTDDAYWDATAVGLKRFEGREEVLGFFTSDAETMAEQYHLITNHVIEFDGPDAAHGTNYVLAEGSTKSGASIKAAALNEDTYRRVGDRWLISGRTISPLTAPQMEGFDA, from the coding sequence ATGAGCGACCGGGCGACCGACATCCAGCAGATCATGAACGCCACCTACGTCTACGCGCGCGGGCTCGACCTGTTCCGTCCCGAGGAGGCGGTGTCGGCCTACACCGACGACGCCTACTGGGACGCGACGGCGGTGGGGCTCAAGCGGTTCGAGGGGCGCGAGGAGGTGCTCGGCTTCTTCACCTCCGACGCCGAGACGATGGCCGAGCAGTACCACCTGATCACCAACCACGTGATCGAGTTCGACGGCCCCGACGCCGCGCACGGCACGAACTACGTGCTCGCCGAGGGCTCGACGAAGAGCGGGGCCTCCATCAAGGCCGCCGCGCTCAACGAGGACACCTACCGGCGGGTGGGCGACCGCTGGCTGATCTCCGGCCGGACGATCTCCCCCCTCACCGCACCGCAGATGGAGGGGTTCGACGCATGA
- a CDS encoding NDMA-dependent alcohol dehydrogenase has protein sequence MKTTGALLWEPGTNSGWSVEDIEIDPPKDREVMVQLAASGICHSDHHLDDGVIPLPWAPVLGGHEGAGVITEVGPNVTDLEVGDHVVLSFLPSCGKCRMCVSGRSNMCALGAGVLAGYAPDGTHRVHARGKGVGCMSFLGTFAPYVCAPVDGVIKIDKDIPLDKAALIGCGVPTGWGSSVYAADMQIGDTVVIVGIGGVGINAVQGARHKGARNIIAVDPVAFKQEQAEAFGATHSVSDYEAAAELVGRLTDGQGADRVIITVGIAHGNLLNPAQEMTRRGGVIVLTSAAPILQRDVEFDLFTFAMSGKRLQGSLYGTTNSRNDVPLLCELYRSGQLMLDELITRTYRLEDINQAFTDMQEGKNLRGVIMYDH, from the coding sequence ATGAAGACCACTGGAGCACTGCTGTGGGAGCCCGGCACCAACTCGGGCTGGAGCGTCGAGGACATCGAGATCGACCCGCCCAAGGACCGCGAGGTCATGGTGCAGCTCGCCGCGTCGGGCATCTGCCACAGCGACCACCACCTCGACGACGGCGTCATCCCGCTGCCGTGGGCGCCGGTGCTCGGCGGGCACGAGGGGGCGGGCGTCATCACCGAGGTGGGGCCGAACGTCACCGACCTCGAGGTGGGTGACCACGTCGTCCTCTCCTTCCTGCCCTCGTGCGGGAAGTGCCGCATGTGCGTCTCCGGCCGCTCGAACATGTGCGCGCTCGGCGCGGGCGTGCTCGCCGGCTACGCCCCCGACGGCACGCACCGCGTGCACGCCCGGGGCAAGGGCGTGGGCTGCATGTCGTTCCTGGGCACGTTCGCGCCCTACGTGTGCGCACCCGTCGACGGCGTCATCAAGATCGACAAGGACATCCCGCTGGACAAGGCGGCCCTGATCGGCTGCGGCGTGCCCACCGGCTGGGGGTCGTCGGTCTACGCCGCCGACATGCAGATCGGTGACACGGTGGTCATCGTCGGCATCGGCGGGGTGGGGATCAACGCGGTGCAGGGCGCCCGGCACAAGGGGGCGAGGAACATCATCGCGGTGGACCCGGTGGCGTTCAAGCAGGAGCAGGCGGAGGCCTTCGGTGCCACCCACTCCGTGTCGGACTACGAGGCGGCCGCCGAGCTGGTCGGCCGGCTGACCGACGGCCAGGGGGCCGACCGGGTGATCATCACGGTCGGGATCGCGCACGGGAACCTGCTCAACCCGGCGCAGGAGATGACCCGCCGCGGCGGCGTCATCGTGCTGACCTCGGCCGCGCCGATCCTGCAGCGCGACGTCGAGTTCGACCTGTTCACCTTCGCCATGTCGGGCAAGCGGCTGCAGGGCTCGCTGTACGGCACGACCAACTCGCGCAACGACGTGCCGCTGCTGTGCGAGCTGTACCGCTCCGGCCAGCTCATGCTCGACGAGCTGATCACCCGCACCTACCGGCTCGAGGACATCAACCAGGCGTTCACGGACATGCAGGAGGGCAAGAACCTGCGTGGCGTGATCATGTACGACCACTGA
- a CDS encoding AMP-binding protein has translation MPNIGTIPAKWAALTPDADAVVDAPSGRRISWRALDERVRRLANGLRGHGDGGLGLQQGDRVAILAKNSIEYQELYFAAGRAGLVAQPLNWRLGAAELGRIVADAAPRAVLTSDEWLDTAKELQAAVDVPHWLQYGAGGDGSYEDLLARSSDDEPEWSAHVGDDDPFFILYTGGTTGQSKGALHSHRSVSFGMFNQTVAERIVPTDVYMLTGQMYHIPVVLSMNYLRHGCPVVLMTFDATTAMELIEAERVSAFLGITTMLNWMMALPGFTGYDISSLRNVQYGGGPMPSSVVKAALDAFPCTLIQGYGQTEGTTMCFLSQEDHADAVRGVHPERLRSCGREGLITTVRVVDPDGVPVPKDGRTAGQIVVRSEANMLGYLNRPDLTAATIRDGWMWTGDIATWDADSYVFIVDRAKDMIISGGENIYSVQVEEAVNQHPSVLECAVIGVPDDEWGESVKAFVVLKPESTATEADIIGTARQHLASYQKPRSVEFVDALPKAPTGKILKRALRDPYWADRDRSV, from the coding sequence ATGCCGAACATCGGGACCATCCCGGCCAAGTGGGCGGCGCTCACGCCGGACGCGGACGCCGTGGTCGACGCGCCGAGCGGGCGCCGGATCTCCTGGCGCGCCCTGGACGAGCGGGTGCGCCGGCTGGCGAACGGGCTGCGCGGGCACGGCGACGGCGGGCTGGGGCTGCAGCAGGGTGACCGGGTCGCGATCCTGGCCAAGAACTCGATCGAGTACCAGGAGCTGTACTTCGCCGCGGGGCGGGCGGGGCTGGTGGCCCAGCCGCTGAACTGGCGCCTGGGTGCGGCCGAGCTGGGGCGGATCGTCGCCGACGCCGCGCCGCGCGCGGTGCTGACCTCCGACGAGTGGCTCGACACGGCCAAGGAGCTGCAGGCCGCGGTCGACGTGCCGCACTGGCTGCAGTACGGCGCCGGCGGCGACGGCAGCTACGAGGACCTGCTGGCCCGCAGCTCCGACGACGAGCCGGAGTGGTCGGCGCACGTCGGGGACGACGACCCGTTCTTCATCCTCTACACCGGGGGCACCACCGGTCAGTCGAAGGGCGCGCTGCACAGCCACCGGAGCGTGTCGTTCGGCATGTTCAACCAGACCGTGGCCGAGCGGATCGTGCCGACCGACGTCTACATGCTGACCGGGCAGATGTACCACATCCCGGTCGTGCTCTCGATGAACTACCTGCGCCACGGGTGCCCGGTCGTCCTCATGACCTTCGACGCCACGACCGCGATGGAGCTCATCGAGGCGGAGCGCGTCTCGGCGTTCCTCGGGATCACGACGATGCTCAACTGGATGATGGCCCTGCCCGGCTTCACCGGGTACGACATCTCCAGCCTGCGCAACGTCCAGTACGGCGGCGGGCCGATGCCGTCGTCGGTGGTGAAGGCCGCGCTCGACGCCTTCCCCTGCACCCTGATCCAGGGCTACGGGCAGACCGAGGGCACGACGATGTGCTTCCTGTCCCAGGAGGACCACGCCGACGCGGTGCGCGGGGTGCACCCGGAACGGCTGCGCTCCTGCGGACGCGAGGGCCTGATCACCACCGTCCGGGTCGTCGACCCCGACGGCGTGCCGGTGCCCAAGGACGGGCGGACCGCGGGCCAGATCGTGGTCCGGTCCGAGGCGAACATGCTCGGCTACCTCAACCGGCCCGACCTCACCGCGGCGACGATCCGGGACGGCTGGATGTGGACCGGCGACATCGCGACGTGGGACGCCGACTCCTACGTGTTCATCGTCGACCGCGCCAAGGACATGATCATCTCCGGCGGGGAGAACATCTACTCGGTGCAGGTCGAGGAGGCCGTCAACCAGCACCCGTCGGTGCTCGAGTGCGCCGTCATCGGCGTGCCCGACGACGAGTGGGGCGAGAGCGTGAAGGCCTTCGTCGTGCTGAAGCCCGAGAGCACGGCCACCGAGGCCGACATCATCGGCACCGCGCGGCAGCACCTCGCCTCCTACCAGAAGCCGCGCTCGGTGGAGTTCGTCGACGCCCTGCCCAAGGCGCCGACCGGGAAGATCCTCAAGCGCGCGCTGCGCGATCCGTACTGGGCCGACCGCGACCGTTCCGTCTAA
- a CDS encoding nuclear transport factor 2 family protein yields the protein MTARAEIENVLGRAAWGYDENDVDLVAAQFAEDASMTLQIGRDGDTVGPFEGREAIRKLHADSLAAQTDQRRHNVSNLVVNAETADTASTVCNLTLLSIEGGAARVLSSGWYRDELVREGGDWLIRTRHIYLDLPY from the coding sequence ATGACCGCACGTGCGGAGATCGAGAACGTCCTGGGCCGGGCGGCCTGGGGGTACGACGAGAACGACGTCGACCTCGTCGCCGCCCAGTTCGCCGAGGACGCGTCGATGACGCTGCAGATCGGCCGCGACGGCGACACCGTCGGCCCGTTCGAGGGCCGGGAGGCGATCCGGAAGCTGCACGCCGACTCGCTGGCGGCCCAGACCGACCAGCGCCGCCACAACGTCAGCAACCTGGTCGTCAACGCCGAGACCGCGGACACGGCGTCGACGGTGTGCAACCTGACGCTGCTGTCGATCGAGGGCGGCGCCGCGCGGGTGCTCTCCAGCGGCTGGTACCGCGACGAGCTGGTCCGCGAGGGCGGCGACTGGCTGATCCGGACCCGCCACATCTACCTCGACCTCCCGTACTGA
- a CDS encoding cytochrome P450: MTTAPDILSPEFAADPYSAYRTMRDEHPLIWFEPMQSYVISRYADVERAFKDPVFTSRNYDWQLEPVHGRTILQMDGREHSTHRNLVAPAFRGRDLMTRFVPVIEQNSRELIDAFAADGHVDLVRQYATRFPINVIVDMLGLPKADHEHFHRWYTAIMAFLSNLSGDEQATADGLRTKAEFEEYLLPIIRRRRDDPGDDLLSTLCSAEIDGVRMTDEEVKAFCSLLLTAGGETTDKAIASVMSNLVQHPEQLEAVRNDHSLVSAAFAETLRHSPPVHMIMRQPAEDVELSGGVVEAGKTVTCLIGAANRDPEKYADPDAFDIFRTDLDLGRAYTAGANHTAFCLGRHFCVGAMLAKTELETGIAQLLDAMQDIRFTDGAPPPEHGVFTRAPASLHLTFTPTA; the protein is encoded by the coding sequence ATGACGACCGCACCCGACATCCTGTCCCCCGAGTTCGCCGCCGACCCCTACTCGGCCTACCGGACGATGCGCGACGAGCACCCGCTGATCTGGTTCGAGCCGATGCAGAGCTACGTCATCAGCCGCTACGCCGACGTCGAGCGGGCGTTCAAGGACCCGGTGTTCACCAGCCGCAACTACGACTGGCAGCTGGAGCCGGTGCACGGTCGGACGATCCTGCAGATGGACGGGCGCGAGCACTCCACGCACCGCAACCTCGTGGCCCCGGCGTTCCGCGGGCGCGACCTGATGACCCGGTTCGTGCCGGTCATCGAGCAGAACTCCCGCGAGCTGATCGACGCGTTCGCCGCCGACGGCCACGTCGACCTCGTCCGCCAGTACGCGACCCGGTTCCCGATCAACGTCATCGTCGACATGCTGGGCCTGCCCAAGGCCGACCACGAGCACTTCCACCGCTGGTACACCGCGATCATGGCGTTCCTGTCGAACCTGTCGGGCGACGAGCAGGCCACCGCCGACGGCCTGCGCACCAAGGCCGAGTTCGAGGAGTACCTGCTCCCGATCATCCGCCGGCGCCGCGACGACCCGGGCGACGACCTGCTCTCGACGCTGTGCTCGGCCGAGATCGACGGCGTGCGGATGACCGACGAGGAGGTCAAGGCGTTCTGCAGCCTGCTGCTCACCGCGGGCGGCGAGACCACCGACAAGGCCATCGCGAGCGTGATGAGCAACCTGGTCCAGCACCCGGAGCAGCTCGAGGCCGTCCGCAACGACCACTCGCTGGTCTCCGCCGCGTTCGCCGAGACGCTGCGGCACTCCCCGCCAGTCCACATGATCATGCGCCAGCCCGCGGAGGACGTCGAGCTGTCCGGCGGGGTCGTCGAGGCGGGGAAGACGGTGACCTGCCTGATCGGCGCGGCCAACCGGGACCCCGAGAAGTACGCGGACCCCGACGCGTTCGACATCTTCCGCACCGACCTCGACCTCGGCCGGGCCTACACCGCGGGCGCCAACCACACGGCGTTCTGCCTCGGGCGGCACTTCTGCGTCGGCGCGATGCTCGCCAAGACCGAGCTGGAGACGGGCATCGCCCAGCTCCTCGACGCCATGCAGGACATCCGCTTCACCGACGGCGCGCCGCCGCCGGAGCACGGGGTGTTCACCCGGGCCCCCGCGTCGCTGCACCTCACCTTCACCCCCACCGCCTGA
- a CDS encoding LLM class flavin-dependent oxidoreductase, whose product MSTAPPGPLRLGVTMPVDDGLSAPEYLRLARAAEEHGYDSVWVGEVAGPEVFSMLGLIAASTSRIRVGSGIAGMYPRSAALTAMGFATLASAAPGRVLAGLGASSPMIVEDWHGREFDAPLATAEGYVRALRQAWAGERVEVDHPRVHGFRCGLLPASPPPIVLAAMNPRMLRLAGRVADGVFVTWCPPDEVPAKLALVREGEREAGREPGSVWAMASFWGYAGERVDEATARLRRLVLQYAMVPTHRASFAGAFAELDRATDLWKAGDRRAALALVPDEAVHRLCAVGDGASVARRAQELHAAGIELSVVLTPGASAGDLDGPLATIAGLAAAAHAPAH is encoded by the coding sequence GTGAGCACGGCCCCGCCCGGTCCGCTGCGGCTGGGCGTGACCATGCCCGTCGACGACGGGCTGTCCGCTCCCGAGTACCTGCGGCTGGCCCGGGCCGCCGAGGAGCACGGCTACGACTCGGTGTGGGTCGGCGAGGTGGCCGGGCCCGAGGTGTTCTCGATGCTCGGCCTCATCGCCGCGAGCACGTCGCGGATCCGGGTGGGCAGCGGCATCGCCGGGATGTACCCGCGGTCGGCCGCGCTCACCGCGATGGGCTTCGCCACGCTCGCCTCGGCGGCGCCCGGCCGGGTGCTCGCCGGGCTCGGCGCGAGCAGCCCGATGATCGTCGAGGACTGGCACGGCCGGGAGTTCGACGCGCCGCTGGCCACCGCCGAGGGCTACGTGCGGGCGCTGCGCCAGGCCTGGGCGGGGGAGCGCGTCGAGGTGGACCACCCGCGGGTGCACGGGTTCCGGTGCGGGCTGCTGCCGGCGAGCCCCCCGCCGATCGTGCTCGCGGCGATGAACCCGCGGATGCTGCGGCTGGCCGGCCGGGTCGCCGACGGGGTGTTCGTCACGTGGTGCCCGCCCGACGAGGTGCCGGCCAAGCTGGCGCTGGTCCGCGAGGGGGAGCGGGAGGCCGGGCGCGAGCCGGGCTCGGTGTGGGCGATGGCCTCGTTCTGGGGCTACGCGGGCGAGCGCGTCGACGAGGCGACCGCGCGGCTGCGCCGGCTCGTCCTGCAGTACGCCATGGTGCCCACCCACCGGGCCTCGTTCGCCGGGGCCTTCGCCGAGCTCGACCGCGCCACGGACCTCTGGAAGGCCGGTGACCGCAGGGCCGCGCTCGCGCTCGTGCCGGACGAGGCGGTGCACCGGCTCTGCGCCGTGGGTGACGGCGCGAGCGTCGCGCGCCGCGCGCAGGAGCTGCACGCGGCCGGGATCGAGCTGTCGGTCGTGCTCACCCCCGGGGCGTCCGCGGGCGACCTCGACGGCCCGCTCGCGACGATCGCCGGACTGGCCGCCGCCGCACACGCCCCCGCGCACTGA
- a CDS encoding nuclear transport factor 2 family protein, whose translation MSTAPAVVDGYFAALNEHRFADLEPLWHPDGELHAVGAPPRIGREAVLAHFPAVLAGFAEHHDRVTRVLRDGDAVVTEIRFEGRLHDGRPVAFDAVDVFDLRDGVIVRLSSWYDTAAVARQVRP comes from the coding sequence GTGAGCACCGCGCCCGCCGTCGTCGACGGCTACTTCGCCGCGCTCAACGAGCACCGCTTCGCCGACCTGGAGCCGCTGTGGCACCCGGACGGGGAGCTGCACGCCGTCGGGGCGCCGCCGCGGATCGGGCGCGAGGCCGTGCTCGCCCACTTCCCGGCCGTGCTGGCGGGCTTCGCGGAGCACCACGACCGCGTCACGCGGGTGCTGCGGGACGGCGACGCGGTCGTCACCGAGATCCGGTTCGAGGGCCGGCTGCACGACGGGCGGCCGGTCGCGTTCGACGCGGTCGACGTGTTCGACCTGCGCGACGGGGTGATCGTGCGGCTGAGCAGCTGGTACGACACCGCGGCCGTCGCGCGCCAGGTCCGACCGTGA
- a CDS encoding LLM class flavin-dependent oxidoreductase, which produces MAVLMGLPRLELGVPGQIMPPADAAVRFAQRSEAEGFDAVWWPDHLMGWHPDTMWTPDLTPLAEHQPNPHTYFDPLIMMGVVGAQTERIRVGVVVTDLIRRHPAMAAQAALTLDHVTKGRAIIGLGSGEKLNVTPYGMPFDTPVARLSEGIDIMRLLWEADGPVDFEGRFHTLDRAVLGLSPYGGTPPEIWTAAHGPRMLRLTGAKADGWLPTKMTAPDYRGALTTIERSAQDAGRDPAGITPGMLGYILMGPDEETVARLTEAPLVRALCVLLPSQVFRDLGVTPPLDGGPHGSGFHDFIPTAVERAESLRIIDAIPPEVVRHYAFCGTPKQVAEELAEYRHAGLRHLVMWNITAFGDPSLARWSFSAMSELRTLLEDA; this is translated from the coding sequence GTGGCGGTACTGATGGGGCTCCCCCGGCTCGAGCTGGGCGTCCCCGGCCAGATCATGCCGCCCGCCGACGCCGCGGTGCGCTTCGCGCAGCGCAGCGAGGCCGAGGGCTTCGACGCGGTCTGGTGGCCCGACCACCTGATGGGCTGGCACCCCGACACGATGTGGACGCCGGACCTGACCCCGCTCGCGGAGCACCAGCCCAACCCGCACACCTACTTCGACCCGCTGATCATGATGGGCGTCGTCGGTGCGCAGACCGAGCGGATCCGGGTCGGCGTCGTCGTCACCGACCTCATCCGCCGCCACCCGGCCATGGCCGCGCAGGCCGCGCTGACGCTGGACCACGTGACGAAGGGCCGGGCGATCATCGGCCTGGGCAGCGGCGAGAAGCTCAACGTGACGCCCTACGGCATGCCGTTCGACACGCCCGTCGCCCGGCTGTCGGAGGGCATCGACATCATGCGGCTGCTGTGGGAGGCCGACGGCCCGGTCGACTTCGAGGGCCGCTTCCACACCCTCGACCGCGCGGTGCTCGGGCTCTCCCCGTACGGCGGCACGCCGCCGGAGATCTGGACGGCTGCGCACGGCCCCCGGATGCTGCGGCTCACCGGCGCCAAGGCCGACGGCTGGCTGCCCACCAAGATGACGGCACCCGACTACCGCGGCGCGCTGACGACCATCGAGCGCTCGGCGCAGGACGCCGGACGGGACCCGGCCGGGATCACCCCCGGCATGCTCGGCTACATCCTGATGGGGCCCGACGAGGAGACCGTCGCCCGGCTCACCGAGGCCCCGCTGGTGCGGGCCCTGTGCGTCCTGCTGCCGTCCCAGGTGTTCCGCGACCTCGGGGTCACGCCCCCGCTGGACGGCGGCCCGCACGGGTCGGGGTTCCACGACTTCATCCCGACCGCCGTCGAGCGGGCCGAGTCGCTGCGGATCATCGACGCGATCCCGCCGGAGGTGGTGCGGCACTACGCGTTCTGCGGCACGCCCAAGCAGGTGGCCGAGGAGCTCGCGGAGTACCGCCACGCCGGGCTGCGCCACCTGGTCATGTGGAACATCACCGCGTTCGGCGACCCGTCGCTGGCGCGCTGGTCGTTCTCGGCGATGTCGGAGCTGCGCACCCTGCTGGAGGACGCGTGA